A window of Pirellula sp. SH-Sr6A contains these coding sequences:
- a CDS encoding tyrosine-type recombinase/integrase: protein MRKPFFRKARNCWFVKDDLGRFIRLDPDETKAHTLWLRMVEAAAYKEPNATFYACAQAWLREYEAEASPDAFKLAVATLKDFCEYLPDSFRAVDVDPISLHGWAKGKRWSMSTRRDRLRTVKRVMKWAFTRGWIPKDLVSDMKLRSSPPRIHLVTQEQFAAVIADCKRWKRARPYIPLMIALYHLGSRPQAVRIVKASDVSACGRFWILKRHKTAEKTNRPQQIALSPCLQTLTRILMARRSSFLFVNANGDPWSKNAVGLRMRKIRKRLGIPNLMPYNLRHTFATDALLAGQDIATVAALMGHTSTEMVSRYYGHLDQHKGHLADNAAKIAAARSQK, encoded by the coding sequence ATGCGGAAGCCCTTTTTCCGAAAGGCTAGAAATTGCTGGTTCGTAAAAGACGACTTGGGCCGGTTCATTCGGCTGGATCCCGATGAGACCAAAGCCCACACGCTTTGGCTGAGAATGGTCGAGGCTGCGGCCTACAAAGAACCCAACGCGACCTTCTACGCTTGCGCCCAAGCGTGGCTGAGGGAATACGAGGCAGAAGCCTCACCCGATGCGTTCAAGCTCGCGGTAGCGACGCTGAAGGACTTTTGCGAGTATTTACCGGACTCCTTCCGCGCTGTCGATGTGGACCCAATCTCCTTGCATGGGTGGGCCAAGGGGAAAAGGTGGTCGATGTCGACCAGGCGCGACCGGCTTCGAACGGTCAAGCGGGTCATGAAGTGGGCTTTCACCCGCGGATGGATCCCGAAAGACTTGGTTTCCGATATGAAGCTTCGAAGCTCCCCCCCCAGAATTCACTTGGTCACTCAGGAACAGTTCGCCGCGGTCATCGCGGATTGCAAGCGATGGAAGCGAGCGAGGCCCTACATACCCCTGATGATTGCCCTCTACCACCTCGGTTCACGCCCCCAGGCCGTTCGGATCGTCAAGGCATCGGACGTTTCTGCCTGCGGTCGATTTTGGATCTTGAAGCGACACAAGACGGCAGAGAAGACCAATCGGCCGCAACAGATCGCCCTGAGTCCGTGCTTGCAGACTCTCACACGGATCCTGATGGCTCGGCGCTCGAGTTTTCTATTCGTGAACGCCAACGGGGATCCCTGGAGCAAAAACGCAGTCGGGCTTCGGATGCGGAAGATTCGCAAGCGCCTGGGGATTCCAAATTTGATGCCATACAACCTGCGCCACACTTTCGCCACCGATGCGTTACTAGCCGGGCAGGATATTGCGACGGTGGCCGCTCTGATGGGCCACACGTCAACGGAAATGGTTTCCAGGTATTATGGGCACCTCGACCAGCACAAAGGGCACTTGGCCGACAACGCCGCAAAGATCGCCGCGGCCAGGTCTCAGAAGTAG
- a CDS encoding helix-turn-helix domain-containing protein, producing MTRLDDLPDVLTPKQVAEYLQISHDAVRALLRSGRLRGVNAGAKQSKYWRITKEAIREFTSTTEPAQGMKKPNKSSVVKTYF from the coding sequence GTGACACGACTCGACGACCTCCCCGACGTTCTGACCCCAAAGCAAGTAGCCGAATACCTGCAAATTTCTCATGATGCTGTCCGCGCGCTCCTGCGATCTGGTCGACTCCGGGGGGTGAACGCTGGCGCGAAACAGTCGAAGTATTGGCGGATCACCAAAGAGGCCATACGCGAATTCACATCGACAACGGAGCCAGCCCAGGGCATGAAGAAGCCCAATAAATCCAGCGTCGTCAAAACCTACTTCTGA
- a CDS encoding DNA adenine methylase: MALSTKSCLSYFGSDSEVAASLAALLGDCSHITIPFVGGASILPHLRARSLICNDRNGLAINFYRALGGVYGDDVSEQLRQRCQLTLSHPDEMERAASILEDWSESRALESLSIIESAWAYWALCWIGRKGKGGTKHLGGMPSVRRTANGGSNATRIAAAARDLNDWAKHFRRCEWTDEDFRDCLSKVKDDRKTGVYCDPPWTGAGRNYLHNFTHNDHIDLQSLLAQLLDSTVVVRYGDDPMIRDLYKDWHIIQASSRTQSNSVKDELWIINKEPRS; the protein is encoded by the coding sequence ATGGCTCTGTCTACGAAATCATGCTTGTCCTACTTCGGATCTGATTCCGAGGTCGCCGCCTCACTAGCGGCACTTCTTGGCGACTGTTCACACATCACCATCCCTTTCGTAGGCGGAGCCTCTATTTTGCCCCACCTACGGGCTCGCTCGCTAATCTGCAACGATCGCAACGGACTGGCAATCAATTTCTACCGTGCACTCGGTGGAGTCTATGGCGACGACGTTTCGGAGCAACTTCGTCAGCGTTGCCAGCTCACTCTGAGCCATCCCGACGAAATGGAGCGAGCTGCATCCATCCTGGAGGACTGGAGCGAATCCAGGGCCCTGGAAAGCCTATCGATCATCGAATCAGCCTGGGCTTACTGGGCGCTATGCTGGATCGGCCGGAAGGGCAAAGGTGGAACCAAGCATCTCGGAGGTATGCCATCAGTCCGAAGGACGGCAAACGGTGGATCGAACGCGACCAGGATCGCGGCGGCCGCCCGAGACTTGAACGACTGGGCGAAACACTTTCGCCGATGCGAATGGACGGATGAGGATTTCCGAGACTGCCTCAGCAAGGTGAAAGACGATCGGAAGACTGGGGTCTATTGCGATCCACCCTGGACGGGGGCTGGTAGAAACTACCTGCACAACTTCACGCACAACGACCACATTGACCTGCAATCGCTACTCGCTCAACTGTTGGATTCGACGGTAGTCGTGCGCTATGGTGATGATCCAATGATCCGCGATCTCTACAAAGACTGGCACATCATCCAGGCATCGAGTCGGACCCAGTCCAACTCGGTGAAGGATGAGTTGTGGATCATCAACAAGGAGCCACGATCGTGA
- a CDS encoding DUF4339 domain-containing protein, whose translation MSNTPRKPLIDQRKLEAYSGSPGSIPPKQTIEDRSWMVQRVHGDTYGPYTQNELENYATQGRIDLTSMVLHPRITKNQWIAVGRIAKLRELILQSTRANAEVNASRAQETSTSKGDSFSTASSVTILISGVSNIILAIFWMVFIITIPISIALVVLAIFEFMFYSGRDDMTRAKFRSSATTLGVCGIVCGLFNTISLVCGIITLANLPKKTSRKRVVL comes from the coding sequence ATGAGCAACACGCCTAGAAAGCCATTGATCGACCAGCGCAAACTCGAAGCCTATTCGGGCTCCCCTGGCTCGATCCCACCTAAGCAAACAATCGAAGATAGATCATGGATGGTCCAGAGGGTTCATGGAGACACATACGGCCCATATACTCAGAACGAGCTGGAGAACTATGCAACACAGGGCAGAATCGATCTAACATCGATGGTTCTCCACCCCCGCATAACAAAAAACCAGTGGATTGCCGTTGGGAGAATTGCAAAACTGAGGGAACTGATCCTGCAATCGACCAGAGCGAATGCCGAGGTGAACGCGAGTAGGGCTCAAGAAACTTCGACATCCAAAGGAGATAGTTTTTCAACAGCATCTTCTGTGACAATCTTAATTTCCGGTGTATCCAACATTATCTTGGCCATCTTTTGGATGGTTTTTATCATCACGATACCTATAAGTATCGCCCTGGTTGTTCTCGCAATCTTTGAGTTTATGTTCTACTCGGGACGAGATGACATGACCCGAGCTAAGTTTCGATCGTCTGCGACAACCCTTGGTGTTTGCGGAATTGTCTGCGGTCTTTTTAATACTATATCACTCGTGTGTGGCATCATTACACTTGCGAATCTACCCAAAAAGACCAGTAGGAAAAGAGTTGTTCTCTAG
- the csrA gene encoding carbon storage regulator CsrA: protein MLVLSRHKDERVVIGDGLIEVVVVEIRGDKVRLGFNAPKDISVHRKEVQDSIDREGKRSTNDD from the coding sequence ATGTTGGTTCTATCGAGGCACAAGGACGAGAGGGTGGTGATCGGGGATGGTCTCATCGAAGTCGTGGTTGTCGAGATTCGCGGCGATAAGGTTCGCCTTGGATTCAATGCTCCTAAGGATATTTCTGTCCATCGAAAAGAGGTCCAAGACTCCATCGATCGAGAAGGCAAAAGGAGCACGAACGATGACTGA
- a CDS encoding PD-(D/E)XK nuclease-like domain-containing protein has translation MSKESNLQYHSDLSRVSNTMLTTLKRSPKEFQERYITQNWVEKDQKAFRIGNMVHCLSLEPLEFDARYIAAEKHDRRTNVGKDAWTEFVKRAGDRQVVDPEEAELAMVCARNLIRHPDFGDFFAYRRNSAVIEERINFTLHGVDCRCKPDMLIPELGLILDVKTTADASPEAFARSVAKWGYARQHAFYCEGARQKYGIDFRFLLCVVSTNRPHETACYELSPASIDIANVELAALLDDYKRRRDSNDWLSTWSRGIVSLDLPRYYNANILVDSDEEETELEVAA, from the coding sequence GTGAGCAAAGAATCGAACCTCCAATACCATTCGGACCTGTCACGCGTCAGCAACACAATGTTGACGACGCTGAAGCGGAGCCCGAAAGAGTTCCAAGAACGATACATCACTCAGAATTGGGTTGAGAAGGACCAGAAAGCGTTTCGAATTGGAAACATGGTCCACTGTCTGAGCTTAGAACCCTTGGAATTCGATGCGCGATACATCGCCGCCGAAAAGCACGACCGACGAACAAACGTTGGGAAAGACGCCTGGACAGAGTTCGTAAAGCGAGCGGGCGATCGCCAGGTGGTCGATCCAGAGGAAGCTGAGTTGGCGATGGTTTGCGCGAGGAATTTGATTCGGCACCCAGACTTCGGGGACTTCTTCGCATACCGAAGAAATTCGGCGGTCATCGAAGAGCGAATCAACTTCACGCTTCACGGGGTCGATTGTCGGTGCAAGCCCGACATGTTGATTCCTGAGCTTGGTTTGATTCTCGACGTTAAGACGACAGCGGACGCGAGCCCAGAGGCGTTCGCCAGATCCGTGGCCAAGTGGGGATATGCTCGTCAGCATGCGTTTTACTGCGAAGGAGCGAGACAGAAGTACGGGATTGATTTCCGATTCCTTCTGTGTGTGGTCTCAACCAACAGACCGCATGAAACAGCATGCTACGAGCTGTCCCCGGCTTCGATAGACATCGCCAACGTCGAGCTTGCAGCGCTACTCGATGATTACAAACGCCGTCGTGATTCTAACGACTGGCTATCAACCTGGTCGCGAGGCATCGTCTCGCTTGACCTTCCACGGTATTACAACGCAAACATCCTCGTCGACTCTGATGAGGAAGAAACGGAACTGGAGGTGGCAGCGTGA
- a CDS encoding RusA family crossover junction endodeoxyribonuclease — protein sequence MMISFEVPGVPNSQPRQRHRMQSTKAGKTFIQNYTPQDSPVNSYKAVVRLCCRSAMRDKKLIEGPIEMQLVFIFPRSKSQHWKNKPMHRIEHTKKPDLDNLEKAILDALNGVAWVDDSQVCRVLKEKVIASGSESPRAIVRIRPYVLRAHDGSSQTNPLRPEPAR from the coding sequence ATGATGATTAGTTTCGAAGTGCCAGGAGTACCAAACTCGCAGCCTCGCCAGCGGCATAGGATGCAGAGCACCAAAGCGGGTAAAACATTTATCCAGAATTACACGCCGCAGGACTCCCCGGTTAATTCCTACAAGGCGGTTGTTCGACTTTGCTGTCGATCCGCGATGCGGGACAAGAAGTTGATCGAAGGACCGATCGAAATGCAGTTGGTATTTATCTTTCCACGATCAAAATCGCAGCATTGGAAGAACAAACCAATGCACCGTATCGAGCATACAAAGAAACCAGATCTTGATAATTTGGAAAAGGCTATTCTTGACGCGCTCAATGGTGTAGCTTGGGTAGATGACTCGCAAGTATGCAGAGTCCTCAAGGAAAAGGTGATCGCATCCGGAAGCGAAAGTCCAAGGGCGATTGTCAGGATTCGGCCCTATGTGCTCAGAGCTCACGATGGATCGTCGCAAACCAATCCTCTTAGACCAGAACCAGCTCGCTAA
- a CDS encoding helix-turn-helix transcriptional regulator produces the protein MDRRKPILLDQNQLAKELGMSRRTINRWRKQNKLPPPLVDDRHRPFWSQAQIARWLSSDPQIRSESAQCDSM, from the coding sequence ATGGATCGTCGCAAACCAATCCTCTTAGACCAGAACCAGCTCGCTAAAGAGCTCGGGATGAGCCGTCGAACCATCAACCGTTGGCGGAAGCAAAACAAGCTCCCACCCCCTCTGGTCGACGATCGACACAGGCCGTTTTGGTCGCAGGCCCAAATTGCTCGCTGGTTGTCATCCGATCCGCAAATCAGGTCGGAATCTGCCCAATGTGACTCTATGTGA
- a CDS encoding phosphoadenosine phosphosulfate reductase family protein, translating to MSKSKSVVSFGGGVNSTALLVGLYEREERPDAVLFADTGGERPETYQHVRRMSEWCVGVGFPEIVTVSKGITLEQDCLDRETLPSKAFGFPSCSDHFKVRPQKKWIAESGWKDVVWLIGIHKGEIQRAKKNTDPFVRFPLIEWGWGQEDCVDAIRCNGLPIPPKSACFFCPSMKKQEILELKRDNPELFERAVEMERNAKEAGTLTTTKGLGRRFSWESLAKADEAQLRLPIFDDSQPPICDVCIDW from the coding sequence ATGAGCAAATCAAAAAGCGTAGTTAGCTTTGGCGGTGGGGTTAATTCCACTGCGTTGCTCGTTGGTCTTTATGAACGCGAAGAAAGACCGGATGCTGTTTTGTTCGCTGACACTGGTGGGGAGAGACCGGAGACATACCAGCACGTTCGACGCATGTCTGAGTGGTGTGTTGGTGTAGGTTTTCCCGAGATTGTTACGGTATCGAAAGGCATAACTTTGGAGCAAGATTGCTTGGATCGCGAGACGCTTCCAAGCAAAGCTTTTGGTTTCCCAAGCTGTTCCGATCACTTCAAAGTTCGCCCACAGAAAAAGTGGATAGCGGAATCGGGATGGAAGGATGTTGTCTGGCTGATTGGAATTCACAAAGGCGAGATTCAAAGAGCCAAGAAAAATACAGATCCCTTTGTGCGATTTCCGTTAATCGAATGGGGATGGGGTCAAGAAGACTGCGTTGATGCGATTCGATGCAATGGTTTGCCGATCCCTCCAAAGTCAGCTTGCTTTTTTTGTCCTTCGATGAAGAAGCAGGAGATCCTCGAATTGAAAAGAGACAATCCAGAGTTGTTCGAAAGGGCAGTAGAAATGGAACGAAACGCAAAGGAAGCTGGGACGCTAACAACGACAAAAGGTTTGGGTAGGCGATTTAGCTGGGAGTCTTTAGCGAAAGCAGACGAAGCTCAGTTGCGACTCCCGATTTTCGACGACTCGCAGCCACCTATATGCGATGTTTGTATTGATTGGTAA
- a CDS encoding terminase large subunit domain-containing protein, producing the protein MTVANESHYVSESGLINKNCYLGFDELTHFTESQFFYMLSRNRSTCGIRPYVRATCNPEPGWVADFLAWWIDQSTGLAIPERSGVVRYFIRGNDEKIYWGDTKEEIIEEFPEYSPEDILSVTFILATLDDNKILQKKDPGYKARLMSLSKIERDRLLGGNWKVAEGAQINGEWIRKYSTNAVEIECVFQDMLLKLPMAMMRRIATIDTAGTSKEKAAKDRGKEPSWSVCGVWDIVTRMSVNYQGRAVQLSEMIFLRYVWRKQVDWNGLRQGIDETLDTWNVTKAYIENAHFGQALKQEIKSCPCELIGPVLPGMGDRGEGAKLERAIASGMLSRFEHGKIFVPREPSDWLAAYLREIEAWTGKPDEVADQIDMTSYASYLSKKGASAWGGVIQTNQGMMR; encoded by the coding sequence GTGACTGTTGCAAACGAATCACACTACGTTAGCGAATCAGGGCTAATAAACAAGAACTGCTACCTAGGGTTTGATGAGCTAACCCATTTCACCGAGTCCCAATTCTTTTACATGCTGTCGCGGAACCGTTCGACTTGCGGAATCCGGCCCTACGTCCGCGCGACTTGCAACCCTGAGCCGGGGTGGGTCGCCGATTTCCTTGCGTGGTGGATCGATCAGAGCACAGGGTTGGCGATCCCAGAGCGTTCGGGAGTCGTTCGGTATTTCATCCGGGGAAACGATGAAAAGATTTACTGGGGTGATACGAAAGAGGAAATCATCGAGGAATTTCCCGAGTACAGCCCCGAGGACATCCTTAGCGTTACTTTCATCCTCGCCACGCTGGACGATAACAAAATCCTGCAAAAGAAAGACCCGGGATACAAGGCTCGGCTTATGTCGCTCTCGAAGATCGAGCGGGATAGGCTTCTGGGGGGAAACTGGAAGGTTGCTGAGGGGGCGCAGATCAATGGCGAATGGATCAGGAAGTATTCCACGAACGCAGTGGAAATCGAGTGTGTGTTCCAAGACATGCTTCTAAAACTACCGATGGCAATGATGCGGCGAATTGCGACCATCGACACCGCTGGGACATCGAAGGAAAAGGCCGCGAAGGATCGAGGCAAGGAACCGTCCTGGAGCGTTTGCGGAGTCTGGGACATCGTGACGCGCATGAGCGTGAACTACCAAGGGAGAGCGGTGCAGCTCAGCGAAATGATTTTCCTGCGCTACGTGTGGCGAAAACAAGTCGACTGGAACGGATTAAGGCAAGGAATTGACGAAACACTAGATACATGGAACGTGACAAAGGCTTATATTGAAAATGCTCACTTCGGCCAGGCCTTGAAGCAGGAAATCAAGTCTTGCCCATGTGAGTTAATAGGCCCAGTTTTGCCAGGGATGGGAGATCGTGGGGAAGGTGCTAAACTCGAAAGAGCGATCGCATCAGGGATGCTTTCTAGGTTCGAACATGGAAAGATATTTGTGCCGCGCGAGCCAAGCGACTGGCTAGCCGCCTACCTTCGAGAAATTGAGGCGTGGACAGGCAAGCCGGATGAAGTCGCGGACCAAATTGATATGACCTCTTACGCTTCCTACCTGTCGAAAAAAGGCGCTTCGGCTTGGGGTGGTGTAATTCAAACAAACCAAGGAATGATGAGATGA
- a CDS encoding helix-turn-helix domain-containing protein, giving the protein MSGQAKTQKKLVEDLNTNDKDPFLNLTTVARALGKHSTTIRNWVNDGIIAATRFPNGLYKIRKSDLEKLLSVSRMRDNKEILDRVSNLEGDL; this is encoded by the coding sequence ATGAGCGGACAGGCGAAGACGCAAAAGAAATTGGTCGAGGACTTGAACACCAACGACAAAGACCCGTTTCTGAACCTAACAACGGTTGCGCGAGCCCTAGGAAAACATTCAACCACTATTCGCAATTGGGTCAACGATGGCATAATTGCAGCAACCCGATTCCCCAACGGGCTGTACAAGATCCGAAAAAGCGACCTGGAGAAGCTACTGAGCGTTTCTCGCATGAGAGACAACAAGGAGATTCTGGATCGCGTGAGTAACCTTGAAGGCGATTTATAA
- a CDS encoding head decoration protein — MLGAGHFGIPGVSAAQSTYEAELLWGGDESRIQVLRGAGRILSSAVDAGNTPTSVLRKGLLLGKVTASGKLKQWDPDGTDGSQFIDSILPVESPTTDGYGTAVERFVPTFVAAPVKASQLLIEGSALVGSTAEFQARRALHEMGFRLDDDPQGYLAGVNPRSASKSTDYTVVHADNGTIFYADTANATFTLPALRAGLSFEFVRTSDHNLVVASAEGDNMVVGNDASADSITYSSAGNRLGARIRVRSEYFGTTLKWIPELVVVPFTTGTLMTITLAS, encoded by the coding sequence ATGTTAGGTGCAGGTCACTTCGGTATCCCAGGTGTTAGCGCAGCACAGTCGACCTACGAAGCAGAATTGCTTTGGGGCGGTGACGAATCACGAATCCAGGTTCTTCGCGGGGCAGGTCGAATCCTATCCAGTGCTGTCGATGCTGGAAACACTCCGACCTCGGTTCTCCGAAAAGGTCTTTTGCTCGGGAAAGTCACGGCTTCCGGAAAGTTGAAGCAGTGGGATCCCGATGGAACCGATGGCTCTCAATTCATCGATAGCATCTTGCCTGTCGAATCGCCTACGACAGACGGATATGGCACGGCGGTGGAGCGATTTGTTCCAACCTTTGTTGCCGCTCCCGTCAAAGCAAGCCAGCTTCTCATCGAGGGATCAGCCTTGGTTGGTTCAACGGCTGAGTTCCAGGCACGCCGAGCGTTGCACGAAATGGGATTCCGTCTCGATGACGACCCCCAAGGCTACTTGGCCGGTGTGAACCCTCGATCGGCGAGCAAGAGCACCGACTACACGGTCGTTCACGCGGACAACGGAACGATCTTCTACGCGGACACCGCGAACGCGACATTCACCCTTCCTGCCTTGCGAGCTGGGTTGTCATTCGAGTTCGTTCGAACATCGGATCACAACTTGGTAGTCGCCTCCGCAGAAGGGGACAACATGGTTGTGGGTAACGACGCATCCGCCGACTCGATCACCTACTCCAGCGCGGGAAATCGTCTTGGGGCTCGGATTCGAGTTCGAAGCGAGTACTTCGGAACAACCCTTAAGTGGATTCCAGAACTCGTTGTCGTTCCGTTCACCACGGGAACCTTGATGACTATCACTCTTGCAAGCTAA
- a CDS encoding major capsid protein — MASLQSLLAPQVLTKVVSQVASTSDWLTNLFGVTPGGVNEWDFGHGRHGAYNIYDNVRKVAQGRAPGAAAGRRAANPMKQVAFTYPRMHDSVSLLAETIHNLGMINDPAKRDEAGANMISRQTETLGQLAANWRKSMLIGALRDSLYMGFNGDTQYVTYSSAGNAMQIPFQMPAANKSQLNMLGAGNIISATWASDSTDIGLQLGNINAAFQRLNGGHLGAVITNWGVWNYVIQNAFIQAVHGTAAPPFIQLTGPETDDRIARTMKNVFRARLSIAPNVIWYITDEGLEVGAPGSESFEKICEDNKAIFVGFEPGQDDVLGAYIGSEPISERDGDPATVKRGMAAWSVDRSNPTSTDLFVLDNSLIVNHIPTSIAYGTVVFG; from the coding sequence ATGGCTTCACTTCAATCATTGCTCGCGCCACAGGTATTGACCAAGGTAGTAAGCCAGGTTGCTTCTACTTCGGACTGGCTCACGAATCTGTTCGGTGTTACGCCGGGCGGTGTGAACGAATGGGACTTTGGACACGGGCGGCACGGGGCGTACAACATCTACGACAACGTTCGGAAGGTGGCACAGGGGCGAGCCCCTGGAGCCGCTGCCGGTCGCCGGGCCGCGAACCCGATGAAGCAAGTCGCGTTCACCTATCCGCGTATGCACGATTCGGTTTCGCTGCTCGCGGAAACGATCCATAACCTCGGAATGATCAACGATCCTGCCAAACGCGACGAAGCAGGGGCGAATATGATCAGCCGCCAAACCGAGACGCTCGGGCAATTGGCTGCCAACTGGAGGAAATCCATGCTGATCGGTGCTCTTCGTGACTCGCTCTACATGGGCTTCAACGGTGACACTCAGTACGTCACCTACAGCAGCGCCGGAAATGCGATGCAGATCCCTTTTCAGATGCCAGCGGCCAACAAGAGCCAACTGAACATGCTGGGAGCCGGGAATATCATCAGCGCGACTTGGGCGAGCGATTCGACCGACATCGGGCTTCAACTGGGGAACATCAATGCTGCTTTCCAACGGCTGAACGGTGGACATCTCGGGGCGGTTATCACCAACTGGGGAGTCTGGAACTACGTGATTCAGAACGCGTTCATCCAGGCTGTTCACGGAACGGCTGCACCTCCTTTCATTCAGTTGACTGGGCCAGAAACAGACGACCGAATCGCACGCACGATGAAAAACGTGTTCCGCGCTCGTCTCTCGATTGCTCCGAACGTCATTTGGTACATCACCGATGAAGGCTTGGAAGTCGGGGCACCAGGAAGCGAATCGTTCGAAAAGATTTGCGAAGACAACAAGGCAATCTTCGTTGGCTTCGAACCAGGCCAAGACGACGTTCTCGGAGCTTATATCGGTAGCGAGCCTATCAGCGAACGAGATGGAGATCCTGCGACGGTCAAACGAGGAATGGCGGCTTGGTCGGTCGATCGATCGAACCCAACATCCACGGATTTGTTCGTTCTCGACAACTCCTTGATCGTGAACCACATCCCGACTTCGATCGCCTACGGAACCGTTGTCTTCGGCTAA